Proteins encoded together in one Canis aureus isolate CA01 chromosome 21, VMU_Caureus_v.1.0, whole genome shotgun sequence window:
- the MRGPRF gene encoding mas-related G-protein coupled receptor member F isoform X1 has protein sequence MVGNCSWEAHPGARGKMCPGGSEAPELYSRGFLTIEQIALLPPPAVMNYIFLLLCLCGLVGNGLVLWFFGFSIKRTPFSVYFLHLAGADVGYLFSKAVFSILNTGGFLGTFADYVRAVSRVLGLCTFVAGVSLLPAISSERCLSVLFPVWYWRRRPKRLSAVVCTLLWTLSLLVTSIHNYLCVFLGRQGSGVACRHVDIFLGILLFLVFCPLMVLPCLLLILRVECRARRRQRSAKLNHVILAMVSVFLVSSIYLGIDWFLFWVFQIPAPFPEYVTDLCICINSSAKPVIYFLAGRDKSQRLWEPLRVVFQRALRDGAELGEAGGGTPNTVTMEMQCPSGNAS, from the exons ATGGTGGGGAACTGTTCCTGGGAGGCCCATCCTGGAGCCAGGGGCAAG ATGTGTCCCGGCGGGAGTGAGGCCCCGGAGCTCTACAGCCGCGGCTTCCTGACCATCGAGCAGATCGCCTTGCTGCCACCGCCGGCCGTCATGAACTACATCTTCCTGCTCCTTTGTCTCTGCGGCCTGGTGGGCAACGGGCTGGTCCTCTGGTTTTTCGGCTTCTCCATCAAGAGGACCCCCTTCTCCGTCTACTTCCTGCACCTGGCCGGCGCCGACGTCGGCTACCTCTTCAGCAAGGCCGTGTTCTCCATCCTGAACACGGGGGGCTTCCTGGGCACGTTCGCCGACTACGTCCGCGCCGTGTCCCGGGTCCTGGGGCTCTGCACCTTTGTCGCCGGTGTGAGCCTCCTGCCGGCCATCAGCTCGGAGCGCTGCCTGTCCGTCCTCTTCCCGGTCTGGTACTGGCGCCGGCGGCCCAAGCGCCTGTCGGCCGTGGTGTGCACCCTGCTCTGGACCCTGTCGCTCCTGGTCACCAGCATCCACAACTACTTGTGCGTGTTCCTGGGCCGGCAGGGCTCGGGCGTGGCCTGCAGGCACGTGGACATCTTTCTGGGAATCCTGCTTTTCCTGGTCTTCTGCCCACTGATGGTGCTGCCCTGCCTGCTGCTCATCCTGCGCGTCGAGTGCCGGGCCCGGCGGCGCCAGCGCTCCGCGAAGCTCAACCACGTCATCCTGGCCATGGTCTCGGTTTTCCTCGTGTCCTCCATCTACTTGGGGATCGACTGGTTCCTCTTTTGGGTCTTCCAGATCCCGGCCCCCTTCCCCGAGTATGTCACCGACCTATGCATCTGCATCAACAGCAGTGCCAAGCCGGTCATCTACTTCCTGGCCGGGAGGGACAAGTCTCAGCGGCTGTGGGAGCCGCTCAGGGTGGTCTTCCAGCGGGCCCTGCGGGACGGCGCCGagctgggggaggcggggggtggCACCCCCAACACGGTCACCATGGAGATGCAGTGCCCCTCCGGGAACGCCTCCTGA
- the MRGPRF gene encoding mas-related G-protein coupled receptor member F isoform X2 — MCPGGSEAPELYSRGFLTIEQIALLPPPAVMNYIFLLLCLCGLVGNGLVLWFFGFSIKRTPFSVYFLHLAGADVGYLFSKAVFSILNTGGFLGTFADYVRAVSRVLGLCTFVAGVSLLPAISSERCLSVLFPVWYWRRRPKRLSAVVCTLLWTLSLLVTSIHNYLCVFLGRQGSGVACRHVDIFLGILLFLVFCPLMVLPCLLLILRVECRARRRQRSAKLNHVILAMVSVFLVSSIYLGIDWFLFWVFQIPAPFPEYVTDLCICINSSAKPVIYFLAGRDKSQRLWEPLRVVFQRALRDGAELGEAGGGTPNTVTMEMQCPSGNAS; from the coding sequence ATGTGTCCCGGCGGGAGTGAGGCCCCGGAGCTCTACAGCCGCGGCTTCCTGACCATCGAGCAGATCGCCTTGCTGCCACCGCCGGCCGTCATGAACTACATCTTCCTGCTCCTTTGTCTCTGCGGCCTGGTGGGCAACGGGCTGGTCCTCTGGTTTTTCGGCTTCTCCATCAAGAGGACCCCCTTCTCCGTCTACTTCCTGCACCTGGCCGGCGCCGACGTCGGCTACCTCTTCAGCAAGGCCGTGTTCTCCATCCTGAACACGGGGGGCTTCCTGGGCACGTTCGCCGACTACGTCCGCGCCGTGTCCCGGGTCCTGGGGCTCTGCACCTTTGTCGCCGGTGTGAGCCTCCTGCCGGCCATCAGCTCGGAGCGCTGCCTGTCCGTCCTCTTCCCGGTCTGGTACTGGCGCCGGCGGCCCAAGCGCCTGTCGGCCGTGGTGTGCACCCTGCTCTGGACCCTGTCGCTCCTGGTCACCAGCATCCACAACTACTTGTGCGTGTTCCTGGGCCGGCAGGGCTCGGGCGTGGCCTGCAGGCACGTGGACATCTTTCTGGGAATCCTGCTTTTCCTGGTCTTCTGCCCACTGATGGTGCTGCCCTGCCTGCTGCTCATCCTGCGCGTCGAGTGCCGGGCCCGGCGGCGCCAGCGCTCCGCGAAGCTCAACCACGTCATCCTGGCCATGGTCTCGGTTTTCCTCGTGTCCTCCATCTACTTGGGGATCGACTGGTTCCTCTTTTGGGTCTTCCAGATCCCGGCCCCCTTCCCCGAGTATGTCACCGACCTATGCATCTGCATCAACAGCAGTGCCAAGCCGGTCATCTACTTCCTGGCCGGGAGGGACAAGTCTCAGCGGCTGTGGGAGCCGCTCAGGGTGGTCTTCCAGCGGGCCCTGCGGGACGGCGCCGagctgggggaggcggggggtggCACCCCCAACACGGTCACCATGGAGATGCAGTGCCCCTCCGGGAACGCCTCCTGA